A section of the bacterium genome encodes:
- the recO gene encoding DNA repair protein RecO, with translation MPVYKVAAVVLRHQPVGEADRVLTLFTLEYGKLRVSARGVRKTTSRLAGRVQPYTEGRFLLARGRTLDVVAQAEVVRSFAGLQQDLLRSAYAAYVAELVDRFLPERDRHAEVFAALVDALGVIDTAGEDEAEVYALWFSLRLADSLGYRPELDRCLACGRALPSGAPSGDPDAVPAARGGAGWAFSPAAGGALCPACAAGETSAVRVAPGVLATGAYLLRGTAEHARRLRVPERQRRALAALVQAHLEYHLDGRLRAPAVIARLRQAGRGKIDAEVVPWKSISNGRSGR, from the coding sequence ATGCCGGTTTATAAAGTCGCAGCCGTCGTTCTTCGGCACCAGCCCGTGGGCGAAGCCGACCGGGTGTTGACGCTGTTCACTCTGGAGTACGGCAAACTGCGTGTTTCCGCCCGCGGCGTGCGCAAGACGACGAGCCGCCTCGCCGGCAGGGTCCAGCCGTATACGGAAGGCCGATTTCTGCTGGCGCGCGGCCGCACGCTCGACGTCGTCGCCCAGGCGGAAGTCGTCCGGTCCTTTGCCGGGCTGCAGCAGGACCTGCTGCGGAGCGCCTATGCCGCCTACGTGGCGGAGCTGGTCGACCGGTTTCTCCCGGAACGGGACCGCCATGCCGAGGTCTTCGCGGCGCTCGTGGACGCGCTCGGCGTGATCGATACCGCGGGCGAAGACGAGGCCGAGGTCTACGCGCTGTGGTTCTCGCTGCGCCTCGCCGACAGCCTCGGCTACCGTCCGGAGTTGGACCGCTGCCTGGCCTGCGGCCGCGCGCTGCCGTCCGGCGCCCCGTCGGGCGATCCGGACGCGGTCCCCGCGGCGCGAGGGGGCGCCGGATGGGCGTTCAGCCCGGCCGCGGGCGGCGCGTTGTGCCCCGCGTGCGCGGCCGGTGAGACGTCGGCCGTCCGGGTCGCGCCGGGTGTGCTCGCGACCGGCGCCTACCTCCTCCGCGGCACCGCCGAGCACGCGCGGCGCCTCCGCGTCCCGGAGCGTCAGCGACGGGCGCTGGCCGCGCTGGTGCAGGCGCACCTGGAATACCACCTCGACGGCCGCCTGCGCGCCCCCGCCGTGATCGCGCGGCTTCGTCAGGCGGGCCGTGGTAAGATAGACGCGGAGGTGGTCCCATGGAAGTCGATCTCGAACGGGCGAAGCGGGCGCTGA